DNA from Natrarchaeobius halalkaliphilus:
CCATGCTATCGATGGTAGATTGTGTAGTCGATTGTTGGATTTATCCCACGACTAACGGTCGTGGGATTTCCCCTTGATTCCGTGTAACTAAGAACCAACGCGCCACAGTACACAGGGATGTCCGTGGATGAGCCAATCTCGGTCGGGATCCTCTGTGAGCCGTACCTCTACGAGTGGCACGTCCGCGCACTCGAGACGCTCGAGAACGAATTGGACGTTCGAATACCACTCGTCGTGAGCAACGCCCGAAACCGTGACTGCGAACTCGAGTCCTGGAACGACCGAAAACGCGTTCGTCTCGACGACTTCGAACAGTTCTACGACGCAATTCGTCGAGAGGGCGCGTGGTCGTTCGTCCTCGCTGAACGAACCCTCGCGAGGATACTTGGTGACGAACAGCAGCTGTGGCATCGCCACACCGTTGATACCGTCGCGTGTCTGGAAAACGCCGCCCACGTTCGCTGTGATCCCTCCATGGAGAAGGGATGGTTCGAGTTCCCGGACGAGATCGTCACTCGAGTCGCCGCCGACTGTGACGTCGTCGTCTTGTTCGGCTTCGGACTCATTCGTGGTGCAATATTGAACGCACCGGAATACGGTATTCTGAGCTTTCACCCCGCAGATATCAGGTCCTACCGCGGGATGGGACCGCCACCGATGTTCCACGACGGTGCCGAAATCGCCGGCACGACGTTGCAGCAACTGGACGAATCGATCGACGGAGGGAAGATCGTCGCCTACGACGACGTCGACATCAGCGATTGCTATACCTTATGGGACGTGTTCGATCGAATCGTTCGCGTACAGATCGAACTCCTGACGAATGGAATATCCGCGGTGACCAGACCTGATTTCGAGCCGACGACGGTCCCAACCGCTCAACTCGGTGATCTGTACTATCGGGAGACACGTCGAACCGTTGGATTCTCCGGCCGGATTTTACTGAACAACCTCCTCGGCCGAACGGTTCGCCAGACCACCAGGCTCTCGAGACACCTCTCCCGTCTCGGTTCAGGTCCTGGCCACCGTACTAACTGATCGATCCGATTCGTCTCTCGGAATCACTCGATTCGATACAGTCACCAGTGTCGAACAAAAATCTACCTACAATACACATGTAATATGAATAGTTTTGATTCCGTGCATTTAATATATGCCACTTCCGTAGAGGGTACCATGTACGACCTGACTGGATTCCAGCGTGACCTGCTGTACGTTGCTGCTGGTCTGGACGAACCGCACGGGCTGGCAATCAAGGACGAACTCGAGAAGTATTACGAATCCGAAATTCATCACGGTCGACTCTATCCGAACCTCGATACGTTAGTCGACAAGGGACTCCTCGAGAAAGGGACCAAAGATCGCCGCACGAACTTCTATACGGTAACCCGCCGCGGTCAGCGCGAGGTCGAGGACCGACGTGGTTGGGAGGATCAGTACGTCGAGGACCTCCTCTAGGAGGAACGCCGTCCCGAAGTCGAACGAGATCGAATTCGACGTCAGTGCAGTGGACTCGGGGCCGACTGGACCGTCGGTTGCGGCCCTCCCTGCGCCAACGGCGACACGTTCTCCGCGACTCTCACCGAAAGATCGATCTCGAGAGTTTTCAGCTGGGCGGTGCGATGGTCGCCGTCCGAAGGGTACCCCCGCCTCTCGTTGCCGATTCCCTCCTGTCCCCTGGAATCGGTTCTTTGTTCCTCGCGGTTTCGTTGACGGGCCACCCACCTCGTCAAGAGAACACGTTTTATACGAGTGATGGTACTTGCATTGGTATGTCCATCGAGAGCGATCTGATCGACGTCACACGCGAGGATCGTATCGCGACGATTACCCTGAACCGTCCTGAACGCAAGAATGCGCTTTCGCGGGCACTCGTTTGCGATCTCATAGAGACGGTACAGTTCCTCGAGGAGACGGCGACTCGAGTCGTTATTATCCGGGGTGCAGGCGGGACGTTCAGCGCCGGCGGCGATCTCGAGCAATCTCCGGACGAGTTCGTCGAGGAGGTTTCGAAATCGATCGACGTGATCGATGCGATCCACACGTCTCCCGTCCCGTACATTGCAGCGATCGAGGGAGCGGCCGTCGGAGGGGGACTCGAACTCGCACTCGCGTGTGACCTTCGGGTTGCCGGCGTGGAGGCGCGAGTCGGGCTTCCCGAGACGACCGTCGGGATCTTCCCGTGTGCGGGTGGGACGAGGTTTCTTCCCCGGATGATCGGAACGACGCGAGCGAAAGAACTGGTGCTCACCGGCCGCCTGATTTCGGGCGACCGGGCGGCGTCGTGGGGCCTGGTCAACCGTGCCGTCGACGCCGCCGACGTAATGGATACCGCGTCCGATCTCGCAGAGGCGATCAGCTCGAACTCACCGACGGCAGTCGAAGCCACGCTCAGATCGACGAACGAAGCGTTCGACACGCCCGTCATCGAGGGTACTCGATGGGACGAGGAACTCGCGCAAACCGTCGCTCACCATCCGGATTTCGAAGAGGGAAAGCAGGCGTTCCTCGAGAACCGGTCACCCGTCTTCGAGGACCGATAGTGGACGCTTTCGTCCTCCGACCGCCAGAGGGCGCGTGAATCGCGGGGGGTTCACTCCTCTTCGATTCCGCTCAGCGCGACCGTCGCACGTCCGGTCGCGACCGTCGTCCCGTCGTCGATCTCGGCCGTCAACTCGAGATCGATCCCGTGTGACGATGCTCCGGTTCGAACGTCCGCAACGACAGCCTGTGCCCGGATACTGTCGCCGGGATGGACCGTCTCGACGAAGCGAACGTCGAACGTCGACACCGCTTCGATACCGAACCACTCGGTGACGGCGCGTGACAGGATTCCGGCGGTAAACATCCCCTGTGCGAACACGCCGTCGTGGCCCGCGTTCCGGGCGTACTCGTAATCGTAGTGAAGCGGGTTGAAGTCGCCGCTCGCACCCGCATATCGCACGAACTCTTCGCTGGACACCGCGTCGACGGTTATCGCCGGTCCCGTCGTCCCGACGTCGATCGTCCCGTAGTCCGGCAATTCGACGCTCACGACGTGTCCTCCGTTCGGCCGTCTCCGGGGAGTTCGATGACGGTCATCCGTTCCGTCGCGACGGGTTCGTTCGTCTCGTCCGCATAGTCGATCTCCTGGACGGCGAACGTCATCGCCCCCCCGTCGTCGGATTCACGCTGGTAGACGTCGGCGAGGGTCGCTGTTGCGCTGAGCGTGTCTCCCACGTATATCGGCCGTTCGAACTCGATAGCGTGTTCGCCGTGGACCTCGCGACGTTTCTCGAAGCCGAGGTCGAAGACGGGATCGCGGCCCATTCCGTCCGGCCGGTATCGAGGAAAGACGGACGTCCGAAGGAACGTAACCGGTGCCGGAATCCCCTCCAGACCGGCCGAGGTAGCCGCCTCTTCGTCGTAGTACTCGGGAGATTCACACCCGATGGCTCGAGCGAACTCGGCTACTTTGCCCGCCTCGATCTGCATTCCTTCGACGATCCGCTTCGACGTCCCGACCATCGATTTCAACTCGGTGAGTGATCGCTCGGGCATCGGCTGCGATCACCCACCTCCCTCGTCGATCTCGATGAGATCGGTCTTGTACTGTGAGGGCTCGATTTCGCCCGGCGAGACGAGTGTCGGATCGACTCGAACGCTCAGGCGGTTCCTGACCGCGGAGGTCAGCTCGTCGACGATCGCCTCGTCGGTTCGAGCGACGGACTCGTCTCTGGTGATGCGCATCGGAATCGGTGACGTGAACTGGACTTTGTCGTCGTGTGGAAGGACGACCTTCATCTGCGGTGTGACGCCCTCGACCTCGACGATTACTTCGCGAAGCGCTTCGGGATAGACGTTTTTGGCCTTGTAGATCAGCATATCGTCGGCGCGACCGATGATGCGCACGCGCGGGGTCTTCAGTCCGCAGGGACAATCCGTCCCGAGTACCCGTGCGTAGTCGCCGGAGCGAAACCGTAACAGCGGCGTGGCTTCTCGAGTCAGTGGCGTGTAGACGAGTTCGCCGTCGGAACCGGCCTCGAACGATCGCCGTTCGCCGGTGTCCGGATCGATCAGTTCCGGATGGATGTGTCCGTGTGCGATGTAGTGTGCGCCGTGTTCGTGAGAACACTCCGCTGCGATCGCACCGGATACGTCACCGATTCCGATCACGTCGCGTATCTCGTTTACGCCCCATCCGTTCCGGATCCTCTCTCGAACCTCCGGATTCCCGAGACCGGGCTCGCCACCCCCGATGAGGATCCGAATCCCGAGTTCGTCGAGCCCGTGACCGAGGATCTCCGGTGCGCGATCGACGAGATATTCGAGGTGGGACGGCGTCGAGTGGAGCACGTCGGGCGAAACGTCCTGCAGCGTCGCGAGGAGTTGTTCGCTGCTCCCACCGCCCGCAGGAACGACGTTCGCGCCCAGCTTCGCGAAGCCGTTGATGTACGGTAGGCCGCCGGGGACGATCGGTCGACCGATGGCGTGGACCACCGTATCGCCGGAGCGGACCCCCATCGTCTCGGCCGCCCTCGCAACCAGGGTCTCCCAGTGTTCCCGGTCGTCCGTGGTCAACCCGAAGTACGTCGGCTTCCCGGTCGTTCCCGACGACGAAAGGGTAATCGAGAGGTCGCCGGTCGGGGCCGCCTGATGCTCGCCAAGAGGCTGATCCGGTTCCGTCTCGTGTTGACACCGGCGTTCGTCGTCCTTCGTCGTAAACGGAACCCGAGCGAGGTCTTCGAGCGCCCGAACTTCTTCAGGATCGATCTCCCACTCGTCGAACTTCCGTCGGTAGTAGTCCGACTCCTCGAGGAGGTACCGTATCTGTTCCTGTAACCGCTGTTCGTGTGTCTCGAGGATCGACGTCCAGGATTGGATGTTCGCCCCCTCATCGATGCCTGCCATTGTTCGTATACACTCCTGTGTCGAATCCCCGTAAAGATTGAGCAACCGTTCCTGCTGCGACAGTGTGTTGATACCAATCTACCGACACGACATTTTTGTACACTGACTATTCATATCGATGCATGACTGGTCCCCAAAGGGAGATCTATAATCGGACGCCTCTCTCTACACTGTTCATTTCAAATAAACAGTATCGGCGGTGTGATCCGACGAGACGACGACGGTCCACGTCGAGGGACGAATGACTGACCGCGGCCCGCTCGAGTGGAACGGTTCGGTCCTGCTCGTCCTGGCGGCGTTCGTACTGGCCGCACTCAACCTGAGACCGGCGATCGCGTCCGTTCCACCGGTTCTCGAGTTGATTCGAGCCGATCTCGGGCTTTCGTATACGGCCGTGAGTCTCTTGACGACGATTCCGATGTTCTGCATGGGACTGTTCGCGTTTCTGACCCCCAGGGTGGCCCGGTTCGGCCGGGAACGCGGTCTGTTCTGGGCGATCGTCCTCGTCGGGCTGGCGACGGCTGCCCGGGTCGCCAGCCACCACCTCGTCGTTCTGTTCGCGACGACGATCATCGTGGGTATCGCCATCGCTGTCGGTCAGACGCTGTTACCGGCGCTCGTCGGTGAGTACTTTCCGGAGCGACCGTCGTTTGCGACCGGCATCTATTCGATCAGTCTGGCGGTCGGAGCGATTCTCGCAGCGGCACTGACGGTGCCGATCTACCAGACGACCAGCTCGTGGGCTATCGGTCTGGCGAGCTGGGCATCGCTCGGGATCGTCGCAGCGGTCGTCCTCGTTCCACTGGTGCGCGAACGCGAGAAGTCACCCGTGGAGACGGAAACTGTCCGTCGTCGACTTCCGTGGCGCAATCCCCTCGCGTGGACGGTAACGCTCTTTTTCGCCGGAACGTCGACGATTTTCTACTCCGGGCTCACCTGGCTGGCACCGCGATACGTCGCACTCGGCTGGACCGAAACCGGGGCCGGGTTCCTGTTGACCGTCTTCTTACTCGCACAGCCGATCGGTATGGGGCTGTTTACGCTGTTCGGTGATCGCTTCGACGACCGTCGTCTCTGGATCGTCGGGATGGGTGCCATCGCAGCTATTGGCACTATTGGAATCGCCATTACACCTCTCTCGTCTCCGTGGTTCTTCGTGATCCTCTTTGGAACCGGGAGCGGTGGACTGTTCGCGATCGCGCTTACGCTCCCCATCGATCTCGCGCCAGACGGCCAGGCGACCGATCGCCTTGCGACGATGGCGATGGGGATCGGGTACATACTCTCGGCGTTCGGTCCGTCTCTCATCGGGAGCGCCCGAGACCTGACCGGCAGCTACGTGCCCGCGTTCGTCGCCATGTGCGTCGTGAGCCTGATCCTCGGCCTCATCGGCACCGCGTTCAATCCCGCCTACGAGGGAACGATCGCCTGATACGGCCTGCTGTAACGGTTTACCGGAGCAACCGCAGGACTGGTCGCGGTTGCGCCGGAATGACTTACAGCAGTCCGTATGAGACGGTCTGCTGTACGTCAACCGATGGGATCGCGGACTGATCACGGGACACCGATGACATCCTCTCCGCGCTAAAGCTCGAACCTTTCTCTTTGACACTCCGTAACCCGCTACAGCAATCCGTACGAGAGCACTTGCACCGTCGGGTGTGTCTCACTGGTGTCCCGTCTTCGAAATCGAGTCTGACCGTTTTCACGTCCGGAGCGCCGTCGTCACCGTTTCCGTACTCGAGTACGCGCCGATATCACCTCGCTCCTTCGAGCGCGAGTTCTTATATATATGCCGCCGTATGGTGCCCAATTACACTTGTGGAATGCTACCAAGGATATTCAAGTAATGCTAGATGAAACTCCGTGGCTGAACGATAATCAGGACACGCACAGGGCCGAGGCGGAGCCGGAGGCGAAGACGATCTCCGAGGTCGATCTCGTCGAAATTCGATCGGGCCCCGTCACGAAATTCGTGATCGCGTTTTTGATCGGATTTCTCTTCTTCCTCGTTCCGGTTCCCTGGGACGGACAGGTGACGGTTCCGTTCGATATCGTCGTTAGCTGGATCACCGAATCGTTCCCGATGATCGCCGGCGTATACGCGATGGCACTCATCGTCGCTGGCGGCCTGTTGACGACGCTCGCGGAGCTTCGAAAGCGAGAGGTCATCGATATCGGTGAGGAGACCGCCTCTCGGTTGACCCTCCCCTACTGGGAGACGGCCGCCGCGTTCTGGCTGTTCCGCGTCGTCGGCGCGGTGCTCGCTCCGTTCCTGTTTCTCGGTATCGGGCCCGAATGGATGGTCTCGCCCGCGACCGGCGGACTCGTCTGGGGAACCCTCATCCTGAGCGTCGCCGTCATCATCCCGATTGGCGCGATCTTCATCAACCTGTTCGTCGAACTCGGCGGCCTCGAGTTCGTCGGCACGATGGCGCGACCGATCATGCGACCGCTGTTCAAGATACCCGGCCGCGCGGCTCTCGACAGCGTCGCCTCCTGGGTCGGCTCCTACAGCGTCGGACTCTACGTCACCCGCAACGTCTTCGACCGCGGCGAGTACTCGAAACAGGACGTCTACATCATCAGTACGTGTTTCGCGACGGTCTCGATCGGCTTCGTCGGCGTCGTCGCCGCGACCGTCGACTTACTCGAGTTGTTCCCGATAATCTTCGTCGCGTATCTCGTCTGTATCGCGATCACCGGCTTTATTCTGGTTCGAATACCGCCGCTCAGTAACGTCCCTGAAGAGTACATCACCGAACCGAACCCCGAAACGCCCTTCCGCGGTTCGCCCGGGGATTACTTCCGGTTCGGACTCTCGGAGGCGGTCAAGAAGGCCGACGAGGGCGGGTCGATCATCGGCGCGTCGGTTCGTGGGTTCGTCGACGGTCTCAAGCTCGCGATCCTCATCCTCGGAACGATCCTCTCGATCGGTCTCGCCGCCGTCGTGATCGCGGAGTTCACGCCGACGTTCGACATCATCTCGCAGCCGCTCGTTCCGGTCATCCAACTTCTCGGCATTCCCGACGCCGAACTCGTCGCTCCCGCGACGATCATCGGAATAACCGAGATGTTCATCCCCGCGCTGTTGGTCGTCGAAGCGGATCCGATGGCTCGCTTTTTCATCGCCGTGCTGTCGATTTCGCAGCTGATTTTCTTCTCTGCGGTCGGCCCGATGATGATGGACATGTTCAGCGACATTCCGATCCGCTTCCGTGATCTCGTGTTGCTGTTCGTCATGCGGACGATTATTCTCGTTCCGGTTATCGCAGCGATGACTCACCTCGTCGCGATGCTCGGCCTGCTCTGAGTCGTCGACACACCCGATACCTCTCGATTTCGATCGACTGACGCCATTATCGTTCCAGATTCGCCGTCCGCTAACATCTCAACTGTGTGGTATAATTCTACCCAGTGTTTAACCTCCCTGAGCAATTCTATACAAGCAATCAATGAAACGCCTGACTCGCGAGAAGGAACTCGAGGAGCAATCAGCGCACGAAGAGACCGATCAAGAGGGTGTTCGAACCTGTCCCGAGTGCGAGTCGAGTTCGCTCACGAGAAGTCCAGACGAAAGCGAAATTAGCTGCGAGGAGTGTGGGTTGATCCTCGAGGAGGAAGTCATCGACCGAGGTCCGGAGTGGCGGGCGTTCAACGCTTCCGAGCGGGACAGCAAATCCCGCGTCGGCGCGCCGACGACCCAGACGATGCACGACAAGGGTCTCACCACCACGATCGACTGGAAGAACAAGGACGCCTACGGCCGCTCTCTTTCGTCCGAAAAGCGAAACCAGATGAACCGGCTGCGCAAATG
Protein-coding regions in this window:
- a CDS encoding MFS transporter; this encodes MTDRGPLEWNGSVLLVLAAFVLAALNLRPAIASVPPVLELIRADLGLSYTAVSLLTTIPMFCMGLFAFLTPRVARFGRERGLFWAIVLVGLATAARVASHHLVVLFATTIIVGIAIAVGQTLLPALVGEYFPERPSFATGIYSISLAVGAILAAALTVPIYQTTSSWAIGLASWASLGIVAAVVLVPLVREREKSPVETETVRRRLPWRNPLAWTVTLFFAGTSTIFYSGLTWLAPRYVALGWTETGAGFLLTVFLLAQPIGMGLFTLFGDRFDDRRLWIVGMGAIAAIGTIGIAITPLSSPWFFVILFGTGSGGLFAIALTLPIDLAPDGQATDRLATMAMGIGYILSAFGPSLIGSARDLTGSYVPAFVAMCVVSLILGLIGTAFNPAYEGTIA
- a CDS encoding YjiH family protein, encoding MLDETPWLNDNQDTHRAEAEPEAKTISEVDLVEIRSGPVTKFVIAFLIGFLFFLVPVPWDGQVTVPFDIVVSWITESFPMIAGVYAMALIVAGGLLTTLAELRKREVIDIGEETASRLTLPYWETAAAFWLFRVVGAVLAPFLFLGIGPEWMVSPATGGLVWGTLILSVAVIIPIGAIFINLFVELGGLEFVGTMARPIMRPLFKIPGRAALDSVASWVGSYSVGLYVTRNVFDRGEYSKQDVYIISTCFATVSIGFVGVVAATVDLLELFPIIFVAYLVCIAITGFILVRIPPLSNVPEEYITEPNPETPFRGSPGDYFRFGLSEAVKKADEGGSIIGASVRGFVDGLKLAILILGTILSIGLAAVVIAEFTPTFDIISQPLVPVIQLLGIPDAELVAPATIIGITEMFIPALLVVEADPMARFFIAVLSISQLIFFSAVGPMMMDMFSDIPIRFRDLVLLFVMRTIILVPVIAAMTHLVAMLGLL
- a CDS encoding helix-turn-helix transcriptional regulator codes for the protein MYDLTGFQRDLLYVAAGLDEPHGLAIKDELEKYYESEIHHGRLYPNLDTLVDKGLLEKGTKDRRTNFYTVTRRGQREVEDRRGWEDQYVEDLL
- a CDS encoding phenylacetate--CoA ligase family protein; its protein translation is MAGIDEGANIQSWTSILETHEQRLQEQIRYLLEESDYYRRKFDEWEIDPEEVRALEDLARVPFTTKDDERRCQHETEPDQPLGEHQAAPTGDLSITLSSSGTTGKPTYFGLTTDDREHWETLVARAAETMGVRSGDTVVHAIGRPIVPGGLPYINGFAKLGANVVPAGGGSSEQLLATLQDVSPDVLHSTPSHLEYLVDRAPEILGHGLDELGIRILIGGGEPGLGNPEVRERIRNGWGVNEIRDVIGIGDVSGAIAAECSHEHGAHYIAHGHIHPELIDPDTGERRSFEAGSDGELVYTPLTREATPLLRFRSGDYARVLGTDCPCGLKTPRVRIIGRADDMLIYKAKNVYPEALREVIVEVEGVTPQMKVVLPHDDKVQFTSPIPMRITRDESVARTDEAIVDELTSAVRNRLSVRVDPTLVSPGEIEPSQYKTDLIEIDEGGG
- a CDS encoding FAS1-like dehydratase domain-containing protein → MPERSLTELKSMVGTSKRIVEGMQIEAGKVAEFARAIGCESPEYYDEEAATSAGLEGIPAPVTFLRTSVFPRYRPDGMGRDPVFDLGFEKRREVHGEHAIEFERPIYVGDTLSATATLADVYQRESDDGGAMTFAVQEIDYADETNEPVATERMTVIELPGDGRTEDTS
- a CDS encoding MaoC family dehydratase, producing MSVELPDYGTIDVGTTGPAITVDAVSSEEFVRYAGASGDFNPLHYDYEYARNAGHDGVFAQGMFTAGILSRAVTEWFGIEAVSTFDVRFVETVHPGDSIRAQAVVADVRTGASSHGIDLELTAEIDDGTTVATGRATVALSGIEEE
- a CDS encoding formyltransferase family protein, which codes for MSVDEPISVGILCEPYLYEWHVRALETLENELDVRIPLVVSNARNRDCELESWNDRKRVRLDDFEQFYDAIRREGAWSFVLAERTLARILGDEQQLWHRHTVDTVACLENAAHVRCDPSMEKGWFEFPDEIVTRVAADCDVVVLFGFGLIRGAILNAPEYGILSFHPADIRSYRGMGPPPMFHDGAEIAGTTLQQLDESIDGGKIVAYDDVDISDCYTLWDVFDRIVRVQIELLTNGISAVTRPDFEPTTVPTAQLGDLYYRETRRTVGFSGRILLNNLLGRTVRQTTRLSRHLSRLGSGPGHRTN
- a CDS encoding enoyl-CoA hydratase/isomerase family protein, which produces MSIESDLIDVTREDRIATITLNRPERKNALSRALVCDLIETVQFLEETATRVVIIRGAGGTFSAGGDLEQSPDEFVEEVSKSIDVIDAIHTSPVPYIAAIEGAAVGGGLELALACDLRVAGVEARVGLPETTVGIFPCAGGTRFLPRMIGTTRAKELVLTGRLISGDRAASWGLVNRAVDAADVMDTASDLAEAISSNSPTAVEATLRSTNEAFDTPVIEGTRWDEELAQTVAHHPDFEEGKQAFLENRSPVFEDR